Proteins found in one Vagococcus carniphilus genomic segment:
- a CDS encoding biotin transporter BioY, whose protein sequence is MFRLSTAQISRIGLFTALTIIMSQISIPMPYGVPMTMQTFIIPLVAFLLGKKEGTYVSIIYMILGLIGLPVFAGFTGGLSIILGPTGGFILSFPLMAYCSGIASEKESKISVISWLVIGAILNYLVGMFYFSLMTSSTLMVAFTACVLPFIPTAIIKIVLVYFVGEKLKKLNFKKIKA, encoded by the coding sequence ATGTTTCGATTATCAACCGCTCAAATAAGTCGAATTGGCTTATTTACAGCTTTAACTATTATTATGTCACAAATTAGTATACCAATGCCTTACGGAGTTCCAATGACCATGCAGACATTCATTATACCTTTAGTTGCCTTTTTACTAGGAAAAAAAGAAGGCACTTATGTCTCAATTATTTATATGATTTTAGGTTTGATAGGTTTACCGGTATTTGCTGGTTTTACCGGCGGACTAAGTATTATTTTAGGACCTACCGGAGGATTTATTTTATCATTTCCTTTGATGGCTTACTGCTCAGGTATTGCTTCTGAAAAAGAATCTAAAATATCTGTGATTAGTTGGTTAGTAATTGGAGCTATTCTTAATTATTTAGTTGGAATGTTTTATTTTTCTTTAATGACATCAAGTACTTTAATGGTTGCATTTACAGCTTGTGTCTTACCGTTTATTCCAACAGCTATCATAAAGATTGTTCTGGTGTATTTTGTAGGTGAAAAACTGAAAAAGTTAAATTTTAAAAAAATAAAAGCTTAG
- a CDS encoding amino acid ABC transporter permease, whose product MALEQALTWSNLRFILDGLWVTLEVAIVSIILSFVIGGIFGVIRYLKIPVISVGVGIIIDIIRNLPLLLIIFFTYFALPQIGIQFSIFWSAVIALTIFESAMLSEIIRGGLLAVPKGQLEAGISTGLTKIQTIYYIVLPQGLKLMVPPLVSQFVSLIRDTSLAVIISLPELTHNTKIIYAEYPNTVLPMFLIMALLYFIICYSLSYFSKRFEVNYAK is encoded by the coding sequence ATGGCTTTAGAACAAGCATTAACATGGAGTAATTTACGTTTTATTTTGGATGGTCTATGGGTAACATTAGAAGTAGCTATCGTTTCAATTATTTTAAGTTTTGTTATTGGAGGCATTTTTGGTGTTATTCGGTATTTAAAAATACCTGTCATTTCTGTAGGTGTTGGAATCATTATCGATATTATAAGAAATTTACCGTTGCTTTTAATTATATTCTTTACTTATTTTGCTTTACCACAGATTGGTATTCAGTTTAGTATTTTTTGGTCAGCAGTAATAGCACTGACTATTTTTGAATCAGCTATGCTATCTGAAATTATTAGAGGTGGGTTATTAGCTGTTCCAAAAGGACAATTAGAAGCGGGTATTTCTACGGGGTTAACTAAAATTCAGACTATTTACTATATTGTTTTACCTCAAGGATTAAAATTAATGGTTCCACCATTAGTGAGTCAGTTTGTATCACTTATCAGAGATACCTCATTAGCAGTAATTATTTCATTACCAGAATTAACGCATAATACAAAAATAATATATGCTGAGTACCCAAATACGGTATTACCTATGTTCCTAATTATGGCATTATTGTATTTTATTATTTGTTATTCACTTTCTTATTTTTCAAAACGATTTGAAGTAAACTATGCTAAATGA
- a CDS encoding biotin--[acetyl-CoA-carboxylase] ligase, whose product MSTKDKVLTFLEANRGQHISGAKMAKELDVSRNAVWKAIKQLEKEGFKIDAVTNKGYSLLKENNQLSEIGIRENLRTNFKDAPIHYFSTIDSTNKKAKELALEGATHGTLVVANEQTKGKGRYGRQFESPEDTGIYMSAVLKPKELFFNDPTLVTAYAAVIVSRVIETLTGKQIGIKWVNDLFYENKKVCGILTEAVTDFESGQIEWIVLGIGINLSTSETTFSKEVREKAGSIFNSSDTNISRNLLVAKIYEEVVKPSEELSVDLMMQEYKSRSIVLNKQVIIQQGSKTYEVLIKDIDKAGQLVIETKEGETKTFNSGEIRIMLN is encoded by the coding sequence GTGAGTACGAAAGATAAAGTATTAACTTTTTTAGAAGCTAATAGGGGACAGCATATCTCAGGCGCTAAGATGGCCAAAGAATTAGATGTTTCTAGAAATGCAGTTTGGAAAGCCATTAAGCAATTAGAAAAAGAAGGCTTTAAAATAGATGCAGTGACTAATAAAGGATATTCTCTTTTAAAAGAGAATAATCAATTGTCTGAAATAGGGATTAGAGAAAATTTACGAACTAATTTCAAAGATGCCCCAATTCATTATTTTTCGACCATCGATTCAACCAATAAAAAAGCTAAAGAGTTAGCACTTGAAGGAGCTACACATGGAACTCTTGTAGTTGCAAACGAACAGACAAAGGGTAAGGGAAGATATGGCAGACAATTTGAGTCTCCAGAAGATACAGGTATTTATATGAGTGCTGTTCTTAAACCAAAAGAGTTATTTTTTAATGATCCAACTCTTGTTACGGCTTATGCTGCAGTGATTGTTTCAAGAGTAATAGAGACGTTAACAGGCAAACAAATTGGCATCAAATGGGTAAATGATTTATTCTACGAAAATAAAAAAGTTTGCGGTATCTTAACTGAAGCAGTAACGGATTTTGAAAGTGGCCAAATCGAATGGATTGTTTTAGGAATAGGGATTAACTTGTCAACGTCAGAAACAACATTCTCTAAAGAGGTTAGGGAAAAGGCTGGATCAATTTTTAACTCAAGTGATACTAATATAAGTCGAAATCTTTTGGTAGCTAAGATTTATGAAGAAGTAGTGAAACCAAGTGAGGAGTTATCAGTTGATTTAATGATGCAAGAATATAAAAGTAGATCGATTGTTTTGAATAAACAAGTAATTATTCAACAAGGCTCTAAAACTTACGAGGTGCTTATAAAAGATATTGATAAAGCTGGACAATTAGTCATTGAAACAAAAGAAGGAGAGACAAAGACATTTAACTCAGGAGAAATAAGAATCATGCTTAATTAA